One part of the Algibacter sp. L1A34 genome encodes these proteins:
- a CDS encoding MBOAT family O-acyltransferase encodes MLLASYFFYGIWDWRFLSLILLSTIVDYIIGNKIYASDDNSVRKRWLWCSVIFNIGLLGFFKYYNFFIDSWIDLASAIGYNIKSTWTLNVILPVGISFYTFQTMSYSFDIYYKKLKPTKSFLSFAAFVSFFPQLVAGPIERASNLLSQITNKRTFNYAQSVSGLKLILWGLFKKIAIADALGPIVDDIFANYGSYPSSTLLIGAIFFGFQIYGDFSGYSDIAIGTAKLFGIELMSNFKFPYFSRNIAEFWRRWHISLSSWFQAYIYVPLGGSREGKFKTIRNVFIIFLVSGLWHGANWTFILWGLVHALIFIPVLLLGNNTKYKDTIVAQNSILPSFRELVSIFSVFFTVTISWIFFRSNSIADAFSFLGSMSNFSIGTYFHPNGYRMIDYYVIVIVFLCYEFIIRKDERSPFNFKNKYVRFFTYTIMIFVMMLFYDNGIDRSFIYFQF; translated from the coding sequence TTGCTATTAGCAAGTTATTTTTTCTATGGTATTTGGGATTGGCGGTTTCTATCGTTAATTTTATTAAGTACTATTGTAGATTATATTATTGGTAATAAAATATATGCTTCCGATGATAATTCTGTAAGGAAAAGATGGCTTTGGTGTAGTGTTATTTTTAATATAGGTCTATTAGGCTTTTTTAAGTACTATAACTTTTTTATTGATTCTTGGATCGATTTAGCATCTGCTATTGGTTATAACATAAAAAGTACTTGGACTTTAAATGTTATTCTTCCGGTAGGTATTTCGTTTTACACTTTTCAAACGATGTCGTATTCTTTCGATATCTACTATAAAAAGTTAAAACCAACAAAAAGTTTTTTGTCTTTTGCGGCGTTTGTTAGTTTTTTTCCACAATTAGTTGCAGGGCCAATAGAGCGCGCATCAAACTTGTTATCTCAAATAACAAATAAACGTACTTTTAATTATGCGCAATCTGTTTCTGGTTTAAAATTAATTCTTTGGGGATTATTTAAAAAGATTGCGATAGCAGATGCTTTAGGCCCTATTGTAGATGATATTTTTGCTAATTATGGTTCATACCCGAGCTCTACATTATTAATAGGTGCTATATTTTTTGGCTTTCAGATCTATGGAGATTTTAGTGGGTATTCAGATATAGCTATTGGTACTGCTAAGTTATTTGGTATTGAGTTAATGTCTAACTTTAAGTTTCCTTATTTTTCTAGAAACATAGCTGAGTTTTGGAGGCGTTGGCATATTTCACTATCCTCATGGTTTCAAGCTTATATATACGTGCCTCTAGGCGGATCGCGAGAGGGGAAGTTTAAAACTATTAGAAATGTATTTATAATTTTTCTAGTGAGTGGTTTATGGCATGGAGCGAATTGGACATTTATTTTATGGGGATTGGTTCACGCCTTAATTTTTATTCCTGTATTACTTTTAGGAAATAATACAAAGTATAAAGATACCATTGTAGCTCAAAATTCTATTTTACCATCCTTTCGAGAATTAGTAAGTATTTTTAGTGTGTTTTTTACTGTAACAATTTCTTGGATATTTTTTAGATCTAATTCCATAGCCGATGCCTTTAGTTTTTTAGGTAGTATGAGCAATTTCTCAATAGGAACTTATTTTCATCCAAACGGTTATAGAATGATAGATTATTATGTTATTGTTATTGTGTTTTTATGTTATGAATTTATTATAAGGAAAGATGAGCGTTCACCTTTCAATTTTAAAAACAAATACGTTAGGTTTTTTACTTACACGATTATGATTTTTGTAATGATGCTTTTTTATGATAATGGTATAGATCGTTCATTTATATATTTTCAATTTTAA